From Dehalobacter sp. 12DCB1:
CGGCGGAGGAGTTGTACTGAGCCTGGCTGCCGCCAAACAAAAACGTTTTCGGGAAAAGGTCATAACCGAATTTCAGTCTAAAGCAGAAGGTGGCTTAACTGATCAAATAAAAAAAGAGCTTACTATCCCTTTATCTTCTGATGAAGTCAGGAAAAAGTCTGCTCTTGGGCAGGAAGAAGTTCAGCTGGCTTTGGATCATCTCAAGGATGACCAGACTGTTGTGATCTTATCTGAGGATGGATTATCATTATTCTGGCTTAAAAGTACAGCAGAGGAATGGGCTCTTAAAGTAAATGCGGCAGCAATGAAATATCAAAAGACATATCCGCTGCGCGGAGGAATAGGCAGAGAGGAATTAAAAAAAATTCTTAAAACGGCTGTCTCTCATAAACGCTGGCAGTTGATTTTGGAATGGGGAGCAGATCATCAGTATTTTAGGCTAAGCAGTAGTCTGGTTCAGGCAGCATCTGAAATCGAGCTGCCTGAGGATATCAGGCAGAAGCTTGACGCTTTGCAAAAAATCTGGGAAAAGACCGGGCTAAATCCTCCGGGGCAGGAAACTGCGGTTGTAGAATGCGGCGTACCCGCTGCAAAATTTTCGGAATATGCCGAATATCTTAAAACAAATAACATCTGGAAACAGATAGGAGAATTTTATATTGCAGCAAGTGCAATAGAAAAAGCTAAAATTATATTGGAAAAGCACCTACAAGAAAATGGACAGATTACGGTTTCTGAAGCACGGGACTGCTGGCAAACTAGTCGTAAATTTGCGGTGCCTCTACTGGAATATTTTGATTCAACTCATGTTACGGAAAGAAACGGAGATATCAGGATAAAACCAGGATTTACCCAAAATCCAGGCTAAGCTTTCTTTATTCCCTTCAGAGAATATTGATTTGGCCGCTTAAGATCAACTTCGACCCGATATCCGGCAACTCTCAAAAACCGTTCAACGTTAATTTTGGATGTCTCATTATCGACAATGATCATGATTTCTGAAGGATCATCCACTAAAGCTCTTTTGGTAAAAATCACGGGTTCTGGACAGGTATATCCTCTGGCATCAACAAGTTTCATAAGATTTAGCCTCCTTTTACGTTCTATCCTATTGTACCATAAGCGGAAATTTCAACAATATCATATAATTTTGAATTAAAGATAATATAATATGCTTGATATATGCACAATATTTTTACGAAAATTAATAGTTATATTTTAATAGCTGCATTATGAAATGCATGCAAATATGCATGAAAATAAAGTGTAATTACACATGTAAATAATCATATAAATAATATATAAGATTATCTGTATTTATATTGCTTATTGAATTCAGTACGACGTCCAGGTCTGCAGCAGTATATTACGTTCATATACAAGCTTTTTAATTGTATTGCCTGATGGATTTTAAGGTCAGTAGTACTTTAATAAAACCATAAAGCGCAAATATATTTGCATGTAAATATTAATGAATAAAGACATTAATATTCTTATTAGTATTTGAGTGTAAATATTATAATATATTTGGATGT
This genomic window contains:
- a CDS encoding sulfurtransferase TusA family protein; this translates as MKLVDARGYTCPEPVIFTKRALVDDPSEIMIIVDNETSKINVERFLRVAGYRVEVDLKRPNQYSLKGIKKA